In Acinetobacter sp. TGL-Y2, a genomic segment contains:
- a CDS encoding Nif3-like dinuclear metal center hexameric protein translates to MASLNEIIQWCDHTLKSPEFKDYAPNGLQIEGKAEVKKILCAVTASQTAIDAAIAYGADMLLVHHGYFWKGEAYPITGMRGKRIKALIQQDISLVGYHLPLDSHPTLGNNAAIADLLELQNLEQLDSTERHPIGNIGYLKQAMSPEAFKTYVSERLGFDAIHLPANKTSIYKVGFCTGGAQDYISKAASQDCDAYISGEVSERTFYEARELDVHYYACGHHATEKYGVQRLAKAISEQFNIEYIYFELNNPI, encoded by the coding sequence ATGGCAAGCTTAAACGAAATTATTCAGTGGTGTGATCACACCCTAAAATCACCTGAATTTAAAGACTATGCACCGAATGGACTGCAAATTGAAGGCAAAGCAGAAGTAAAAAAAATTCTGTGTGCGGTGACCGCCTCCCAGACCGCGATTGATGCTGCCATTGCATATGGCGCTGATATGCTTCTGGTGCATCATGGTTACTTTTGGAAAGGTGAAGCCTACCCCATTACTGGTATGCGCGGAAAACGCATCAAAGCGCTTATTCAACAAGATATTTCATTGGTGGGATACCACTTACCTTTAGATAGCCACCCTACTTTAGGTAATAATGCAGCTATTGCAGACTTACTCGAACTACAAAATCTTGAACAACTAGACTCCACAGAACGACATCCGATTGGAAATATCGGCTATTTAAAGCAAGCCATGTCACCTGAAGCCTTCAAAACGTATGTTTCTGAGCGCTTAGGTTTCGATGCGATCCATTTACCCGCAAATAAAACATCTATTTACAAAGTAGGTTTCTGCACAGGAGGCGCGCAAGATTACATTTCCAAAGCTGCTAGCCAAGATTGTGATGCTTATATTTCAGGTGAAGTCAGTGAAAGAACCTTTTACGAAGCGCGAGAATTGGATGTTCATTATTATGCTTGCGGTCACCATGCTACTGAAAAATATGGCGTTCAACGTTTAGCCAAAGCTATTTCAGAACAATTTAATATTGAGTATATTTATTTCGAATTAAATAACCCGATTTAA
- a CDS encoding amino acid permease, with protein MSDQITNSPTENGELQRSLSNRHLQLIAIGGAIGTGLFMGSGKTISLAGPSILFIYMIIGLMVFLVMRALGELLLSNLQYKSFIDFSTDLIGPWAGYFVGWTYWLCWITIGIADLSAIIYYLQFFNGGMPFTPLEGVLISVAAIVFITGLNLVTVKLFGEMEFWFAMIKIIAIVVLIAVGLWMVFTGFTSTAGEVASFTHLWSHGGMFPTGLGGFLAGFQIAIFAFVGVELVGTTAAETKDPERNLPKAVNSIPIRIIIFYVLSLVIVMSVTPWNQIDPTISPFVNLFSQAGIAAAAIIMNLVVLSSVMSSMNSGVFSTSRMLFGLSRDEQGPKAFGLLNRRAVPANALYFSTVCLLAGAALQYFVPNTVEAFTLATTLSTILFICVWLMIIWSYMVYYKTRPELHAKSTFKLPGGLFTCWLVIVFFVGMIGVLALEEDTRRALMVSPIWLLILIIGYYGFYKKKHVH; from the coding sequence ATGTCGGATCAAATAACAAATTCGCCTACCGAAAACGGTGAGTTGCAGCGCAGTTTATCCAATCGCCATTTACAGTTAATTGCGATTGGAGGTGCGATAGGAACAGGATTGTTCATGGGCTCAGGGAAGACCATTAGCCTTGCAGGACCATCAATACTGTTTATTTATATGATTATCGGTTTAATGGTGTTTTTGGTCATGCGTGCGCTTGGCGAATTACTCCTGTCAAACCTTCAGTACAAATCTTTTATCGATTTTTCTACCGATTTAATCGGACCATGGGCGGGCTATTTTGTCGGATGGACCTATTGGCTGTGCTGGATCACCATTGGAATCGCAGACTTATCTGCCATTATTTACTACCTACAATTCTTTAATGGCGGCATGCCCTTTACGCCTCTAGAAGGCGTGCTCATTAGTGTTGCAGCGATTGTTTTTATCACCGGCTTGAACCTTGTAACGGTGAAGTTATTTGGTGAGATGGAGTTCTGGTTCGCCATGATTAAGATCATTGCCATTGTGGTCTTGATTGCTGTGGGTCTATGGATGGTGTTTACAGGGTTCACATCCACCGCAGGTGAAGTGGCTTCATTTACGCATTTGTGGAGTCATGGTGGCATGTTCCCAACAGGATTGGGCGGCTTCTTGGCGGGTTTCCAGATTGCCATTTTTGCATTCGTTGGGGTTGAACTTGTCGGTACAACAGCAGCTGAAACCAAAGATCCTGAGCGTAACTTGCCGAAAGCGGTAAACTCTATTCCAATTCGAATCATTATTTTCTATGTATTGTCTTTAGTGATTGTGATGTCGGTGACACCGTGGAATCAGATTGATCCCACCATTAGCCCATTTGTAAACTTGTTTAGCCAAGCGGGTATTGCAGCTGCTGCCATCATCATGAACTTGGTGGTGTTGTCATCTGTCATGTCTTCAATGAATAGTGGTGTATTTTCAACATCACGTATGTTGTTTGGTTTATCACGTGATGAGCAAGGACCAAAAGCGTTTGGTTTATTGAACCGCCGTGCTGTACCTGCAAATGCCTTGTATTTCTCTACGGTATGTTTGTTGGCCGGTGCTGCTTTACAGTACTTTGTACCGAATACGGTAGAAGCATTTACTTTAGCAACAACCTTATCAACGATCTTGTTTATCTGTGTGTGGTTAATGATTATCTGGAGCTATATGGTTTACTACAAAACTCGTCCAGAATTACATGCAAAATCAACCTTTAAACTGCCAGGCGGTTTGTTTACCTGTTGGTTAGTAATTGTGTTCTTTGTGGGTATGATTGGGGTGCTGGCACTTGAAGAAGATACTCGACGTGCGTTAATGGTCAGCCCAATTTGGTTGTTAATTTTAATCATTGGTTACTATGGTTTTTATAAGAAAAAGCATGTTCATTAA
- the lysA gene encoding diaminopimelate decarboxylase: MSFSRIHGVLHAEQCSLNQLAQQFGTPLYVYSKATFEKHYLDMDRAFDFIDHQICFAVKSNSNLAVLNVLAKLGSGFDIVTGGELARVLTAGGDASKIVFSGLGKTEADIRKALDVGIACFNVESYAELDRIQKVAAEMGKKAPISLRVNPDVDAKTHPYISTGLKENKFGIPSDSVFDTYTYAASLPNLEIIGIDCHIGSQLTETQPFVDALDRVISMVDHLKTLGIQLKHIDIGGGLGVTYKDEVPPTVVEYANSMKPALEKLGLKVYMEPGRSISANAGVLVTKVDLLKPTTHRNFAIVDAAMNDLIRPSLYEAWMDIQEVDKNTTAEVKEWDVVGAICETGDFLGKERKLAIEANDHLAVMGAGAYGFVMSSNYNSRGRAAEVMVDGDQAYLIRARESLESLWENERLLPAE; encoded by the coding sequence ATGAGTTTCTCTCGCATTCATGGGGTTTTGCACGCAGAACAATGTTCACTCAATCAGCTTGCGCAGCAATTCGGCACGCCACTGTATGTTTATTCAAAAGCGACATTTGAAAAACATTATCTAGATATGGATCGTGCATTTGACTTTATTGACCATCAAATTTGTTTTGCGGTGAAGTCAAACTCTAATCTTGCAGTTTTGAATGTATTGGCAAAGCTCGGTTCTGGTTTTGATATAGTGACAGGCGGTGAGCTGGCACGTGTTTTGACTGCGGGTGGTGATGCATCGAAAATCGTATTTTCAGGTTTGGGAAAAACAGAAGCGGATATTCGTAAAGCATTAGATGTGGGCATTGCCTGTTTTAATGTGGAATCTTATGCAGAATTGGATCGCATACAAAAAGTTGCGGCAGAAATGGGTAAAAAAGCCCCCATTTCACTGCGTGTAAACCCAGATGTCGATGCCAAAACCCATCCTTATATTTCGACAGGCTTAAAAGAAAATAAATTTGGTATTCCTTCAGATTCAGTTTTTGACACCTATACCTATGCAGCGTCATTGCCCAATTTAGAGATTATCGGCATTGACTGTCATATTGGTTCACAGTTAACCGAAACTCAGCCTTTCGTTGATGCTTTAGATCGTGTGATTAGCATGGTTGATCATTTAAAAACCTTGGGTATTCAACTCAAACACATCGATATTGGTGGCGGTCTAGGCGTAACGTATAAAGATGAAGTCCCGCCGACCGTGGTTGAATACGCCAATTCAATGAAACCTGCCTTAGAAAAGCTCGGTTTGAAGGTGTACATGGAGCCAGGTCGTAGTATTTCTGCGAATGCAGGTGTACTGGTGACGAAAGTCGATTTGTTGAAACCGACCACCCATCGTAATTTCGCCATAGTCGATGCCGCGATGAATGACTTGATCCGCCCATCTTTATATGAAGCATGGATGGATATTCAAGAAGTCGATAAAAACACCACAGCTGAAGTTAAGGAGTGGGATGTGGTGGGCGCGATTTGTGAAACAGGTGATTTCTTAGGTAAGGAGCGTAAGCTTGCCATAGAAGCCAATGATCATCTTGCGGTCATGGGTGCAGGCGCGTATGGTTTTGTAATGAGTTCAAACTATAACTCGCGTGGTCGCGCTGCTGAAGTCATGGTTGATGGTGATCAAGCATATTTGATTCGTGCACGTGAAAGCTTAGAATCATTATGGGAAAATGAGCGTTTATTGCCTGCGGAGTAA
- a CDS encoding trypsin-like peptidase domain-containing protein, giving the protein MRRSFTWLPWVLLIIVIISFVTWQKLHQPKAPIAADGVKMPAEKVEPLVDTSRSGGVVSYSAAVKVAAPAVVNIFTTQKVKQIDHPLLSDPAFREFFGNQLPDQLSQEPNENSLGSGVIVRPDGYILTNNHVIAQADQIVVALHDGRRAVAKVIGTDPDTDLAVIKIELDKLPVLPFKLSGNEVGDVVLAIGNPFGVGQTVTQGIISATGRSDLGINTYEDFIQTDAAINPGNSGGALIDVAGNLIGVNTAIFSQSGGSLGIGFAIPAKICQQIMNAILKDGRVIRGWLGISLVQPTQEDVLKPRETGVLVADVLKGGPAALAGLKVGDKIVKVNDVDISSASHLINYIALQAPSSTVNISVIRKEQLVSVAVVVGERKVQSNADSQYIPLPQ; this is encoded by the coding sequence GTGCGCCGGTCCTTTACATGGTTACCATGGGTGTTACTCATTATTGTGATTATCAGTTTTGTTACTTGGCAGAAGCTACATCAGCCGAAAGCACCAATAGCAGCTGATGGGGTGAAAATGCCAGCTGAGAAAGTTGAGCCGTTGGTCGACACTTCACGTTCAGGTGGAGTTGTGTCATACAGTGCTGCTGTCAAAGTTGCAGCGCCTGCCGTGGTGAATATATTCACGACCCAAAAGGTCAAACAAATTGATCATCCGTTGCTGAGTGATCCTGCATTTCGCGAGTTTTTTGGCAATCAGTTACCCGACCAACTCAGCCAAGAACCCAATGAAAACAGTTTGGGTTCAGGGGTAATCGTCCGTCCAGATGGTTATATTCTGACCAACAATCATGTGATTGCTCAAGCAGATCAAATTGTGGTTGCGTTACATGATGGACGCCGTGCGGTGGCTAAAGTGATTGGTACGGATCCAGATACAGATCTTGCGGTGATTAAAATTGAGCTGGATAAACTGCCTGTGCTGCCCTTTAAGCTCAGCGGTAATGAAGTGGGTGATGTTGTACTTGCCATTGGAAATCCATTTGGTGTAGGCCAAACCGTGACGCAAGGCATTATTTCTGCGACTGGTCGCTCAGATTTGGGAATTAATACTTACGAAGACTTTATTCAAACTGATGCTGCCATTAATCCAGGCAATTCAGGTGGAGCATTGATTGATGTTGCAGGGAATTTGATTGGTGTGAATACCGCGATCTTCTCACAGTCAGGTGGTTCACTCGGTATTGGTTTTGCGATTCCAGCGAAAATTTGTCAGCAAATCATGAATGCGATTTTAAAAGATGGACGTGTGATTCGTGGCTGGTTGGGGATTAGTTTGGTTCAGCCGACTCAAGAAGATGTGCTCAAACCACGTGAAACGGGTGTTTTGGTAGCAGATGTCCTTAAAGGCGGCCCTGCAGCATTGGCAGGCTTAAAAGTGGGCGATAAAATTGTGAAAGTGAATGACGTGGATATTAGCTCTGCATCACATTTGATCAATTATATTGCTTTGCAAGCACCGAGCAGCACGGTGAACATTTCAGTGATTCGTAAAGAGCAATTGGTGAGTGTTGCCGTCGTGGTCGGAGAGCGTAAAGTACAGAGCAATGCGGACTCACAGTATATTCCATTGCCACAATAA
- a CDS encoding Tim44 domain-containing protein: protein MEVRQRSLVAGILMATLMVAPFAEAKRAGGGKSHGMSRSAAPSQSQPRQATPAQRPAAPATAPQKSGPGVGGMVAAGVAGAAIGAVAMNAMADDDAVAASEAQAAQQQEKEGGIPSWIWLLLIAAGAFFIFRKFGAKKKVTPNSNPFAPNNAGSTTAPFGQTAAPRAPVSNDNTNVFGQSVAGGAAATQAPFGSASTHSGNPLPDGTEPAVFLRVARQRFNHIQSMNTVSNIAEIQRYLTPDLYQSMHSDIMSNQDQDVAEFSNLNAMVVDSATENGQYVVSVRFTGTVSEDLNSLPQPFAEIWHFVKPAGSTQDWLVAGIQQES from the coding sequence ATGGAAGTTCGACAGCGTAGTTTGGTTGCAGGAATTTTAATGGCAACATTAATGGTCGCTCCTTTTGCAGAAGCAAAACGTGCCGGTGGCGGTAAAAGCCATGGCATGAGTCGTTCTGCTGCGCCAAGCCAATCTCAACCTCGTCAAGCTACTCCTGCCCAACGACCTGCTGCTCCTGCAACTGCACCACAGAAATCTGGTCCAGGTGTCGGTGGTATGGTCGCTGCTGGTGTTGCTGGTGCTGCTATTGGTGCTGTTGCAATGAATGCTATGGCTGATGATGATGCAGTAGCAGCAAGTGAAGCACAAGCTGCACAGCAACAAGAAAAGGAAGGTGGCATCCCAAGTTGGATCTGGCTTTTGTTAATTGCTGCAGGTGCATTCTTCATCTTCCGTAAATTCGGCGCAAAAAAAAAAGTAACCCCTAATAGCAATCCTTTTGCACCGAATAATGCCGGTTCAACAACTGCGCCATTTGGTCAAACCGCAGCACCACGTGCCCCTGTTTCAAATGACAATACCAATGTTTTTGGTCAGTCTGTAGCAGGTGGTGCAGCAGCAACTCAAGCACCATTCGGTAGCGCATCGACGCATAGCGGCAATCCACTTCCAGATGGTACTGAGCCAGCTGTATTCTTACGTGTTGCTCGTCAGCGTTTTAACCATATTCAATCGATGAATACAGTAAGCAATATTGCTGAGATTCAACGTTACTTAACCCCTGATCTGTATCAGTCTATGCATAGCGACATTATGTCGAACCAAGATCAAGACGTTGCAGAGTTTTCAAACTTAAATGCAATGGTGGTTGATTCAGCAACTGAGAATGGTCAATACGTGGTTAGCGTTCGTTTCACAGGTACAGTCAGCGAAGACTTAAACAGTCTTCCACAACCTTTCGCTGAAATCTGGCACTTTGTTAAACCTGCGGGTTCAACGCAAGATTGGCTGGTTGCAGGTATCCAGCAAGAAAGCTAA
- a CDS encoding superoxide dismutase, with translation MTTITLPALPYGYEDLAPHISKETLEFHHDKHHNTYVVNLNNLIKGTDLEGKTLEEIITASAGDASKAGIFNNAAQVWNHTFYWNCMAKNGGGKATGPLAAKIDEAFGSYEKFAEEFAAAATTQFGSGWAWLVADQVNGNLSILKTSNADTPLAHGKVAVLTIDVWEHAYYIDFRNARPVYIKTFLESLVNWDYANAKYAGQEAGVEK, from the coding sequence ATGACAACGATTACTTTACCAGCTCTACCATACGGTTACGAAGATCTTGCTCCACATATCAGCAAAGAAACTTTAGAATTCCATCATGATAAGCACCACAATACTTATGTTGTTAACCTTAACAACCTCATTAAAGGAACTGATCTTGAAGGCAAAACTTTAGAAGAAATCATCACAGCGTCTGCTGGTGATGCCTCTAAAGCAGGTATTTTCAATAATGCTGCACAAGTTTGGAACCACACGTTCTACTGGAACTGTATGGCTAAAAACGGTGGCGGTAAAGCGACTGGTCCTTTGGCTGCTAAAATTGATGAAGCATTCGGTTCTTACGAAAAATTTGCTGAAGAATTTGCTGCTGCTGCAACCACTCAGTTTGGTTCTGGTTGGGCGTGGTTGGTTGCTGATCAAGTTAACGGCAACTTATCTATTCTTAAAACCTCAAATGCTGACACACCACTTGCACATGGCAAAGTTGCAGTATTAACGATTGACGTTTGGGAACATGCTTACTACATCGATTTCCGTAATGCACGTCCTGTTTATATCAAAACTTTCCTAGAAAGCCTTGTAAACTGGGATTACGCGAACGCGAAATATGCAGGTCAAGAAGCTGGTGTAGAGAAATAA
- the lptM gene encoding LPS translocon maturation chaperone LptM, which produces MRIVICCMSIWATTVLVGCGQTGALQLPNDPNYDKRAQYLLYKNNQAKTQVENQARDQTEQAKENKANNTIDQPAASDITE; this is translated from the coding sequence ATGCGTATTGTCATTTGTTGCATGAGTATATGGGCGACGACTGTATTGGTCGGTTGTGGGCAGACGGGTGCATTGCAGTTACCCAATGACCCAAATTATGACAAACGCGCTCAATATTTGCTGTATAAAAATAACCAAGCCAAGACCCAAGTTGAAAATCAAGCTCGCGATCAGACCGAACAAGCTAAAGAAAATAAAGCGAATAACACCATAGATCAGCCCGCAGCTTCAGACATTACTGAATAA
- a CDS encoding DUF2726 domain-containing protein produces the protein MLDSSQITFLIIGSIATLALLTLFLQQYFNPKQRYFPKKVITAFESKMFFRLKEAFPHYHVLAQVAFSALITNNNLKIRARFNRKVTDFVLLDKDLEVVMVIELDDPSHIGREVEDAQRDAMLYEAGYRVKRYTEIPSVQTLKKDIL, from the coding sequence GTGCTCGATTCAAGTCAAATCACCTTCCTCATTATTGGCAGTATTGCAACACTTGCACTACTCACCCTTTTCCTACAGCAATACTTTAATCCTAAACAGCGTTACTTCCCCAAAAAAGTGATCACTGCTTTTGAAAGTAAAATGTTCTTTCGCTTAAAGGAAGCCTTTCCGCATTATCATGTTTTGGCACAAGTGGCATTTAGTGCGCTCATTACCAATAACAATTTAAAAATTCGCGCGCGCTTTAATCGCAAAGTCACAGACTTTGTCCTGCTGGATAAAGATTTAGAAGTGGTGATGGTGATCGAACTGGATGATCCAAGTCATATTGGACGAGAAGTTGAAGATGCCCAGCGCGATGCCATGCTGTATGAAGCAGGCTATCGCGTGAAGCGCTATACCGAAATTCCGAGCGTACAAACCTTAAAAAAAGATATTCTTTAA
- a CDS encoding alanine/glycine:cation symporter family protein, whose product MQELQSIMETLSGWVWGPYMLVLIVGTGVFLTFRLLFWQFRMLPLAFKQVFGKHPNTQDSGDISQFASLMTALSATIGTGNIAGVATACVLGGPGAVFWMWMTALFGMATKYGEGVLAVKYRVKNDKGEMSGGPMYYIERGLKWKWLALIFALFGTLASFGIGSSVQSNTVALAVENSLGLETWVTGLIITAFSALVILGGIKTISKASSVIVPVMAVGYVAGGLIIIFNNLELVGPALKMIFTYAFTGEAAVGGAIGAAIRYGVARGVFSNEAGMGSAPIAAAAAKTDHPARQGLVSMTGTFIDTIIVCSITGIVLVMAYISADNSFGDQTGAVLTITAFDKLLPGIGGWVVTFGIIFFAYSTILGWSYYGEKCCTYLLGEKFVLPYRLIYIASVFVGCIATLDLVWLFADTFNGLMAVPNLIALLLLSGVIAKESKDFIARRKSGELY is encoded by the coding sequence ATGCAAGAATTACAATCCATAATGGAAACATTGAGTGGCTGGGTTTGGGGACCATATATGCTGGTTCTTATTGTCGGTACGGGTGTGTTTCTCACGTTTAGACTGCTGTTCTGGCAGTTCCGCATGTTACCGCTGGCATTTAAACAAGTCTTTGGTAAGCACCCCAACACACAAGACTCTGGCGACATTTCTCAATTTGCCTCCCTCATGACTGCACTTTCCGCAACCATTGGTACAGGTAATATTGCAGGTGTGGCGACTGCCTGTGTCCTCGGTGGACCTGGTGCGGTGTTTTGGATGTGGATGACCGCTTTATTTGGTATGGCAACCAAATATGGTGAAGGTGTTTTGGCCGTTAAATACCGCGTTAAAAATGACAAAGGTGAAATGTCTGGTGGTCCTATGTATTACATCGAGCGTGGCTTAAAATGGAAATGGTTAGCGCTTATTTTCGCTCTGTTTGGTACTTTAGCTTCATTTGGTATTGGTAGCTCAGTTCAGTCCAATACTGTTGCTTTAGCTGTAGAAAACAGTTTAGGTCTTGAAACTTGGGTAACTGGGCTCATCATTACTGCCTTTTCCGCATTGGTGATTTTAGGAGGCATTAAAACCATTTCTAAAGCCTCTTCCGTGATTGTTCCTGTGATGGCGGTCGGTTATGTAGCGGGTGGTTTAATCATTATTTTTAATAACCTTGAGTTGGTTGGACCTGCTCTAAAAATGATCTTCACCTATGCTTTTACTGGTGAGGCTGCTGTGGGCGGTGCGATTGGCGCAGCCATTCGTTATGGTGTGGCACGTGGAGTATTTTCAAATGAAGCCGGTATGGGTTCTGCACCTATTGCCGCTGCTGCTGCAAAAACCGATCACCCTGCTCGTCAAGGTTTAGTTTCGATGACGGGCACCTTTATTGACACGATTATTGTCTGCTCAATCACTGGGATCGTGTTGGTGATGGCATATATTAGTGCCGACAATAGCTTTGGTGATCAAACTGGTGCGGTTCTCACTATTACCGCTTTTGACAAATTACTGCCTGGAATTGGTGGTTGGGTGGTGACTTTTGGCATTATTTTCTTTGCTTACTCGACCATTTTAGGTTGGAGTTATTATGGCGAAAAATGCTGTACCTATTTATTGGGTGAAAAGTTTGTCCTGCCTTATCGTTTAATTTATATCGCTTCTGTATTTGTTGGCTGTATTGCAACACTTGATTTGGTTTGGTTATTTGCAGATACTTTTAATGGCTTAATGGCTGTGCCTAACCTCATTGCCTTGTTATTGCTCTCAGGTGTCATTGCCAAAGAATCTAAAGACTTTATCGCACGTCGTAAATCTGGTGAGTTGTATTAA
- a CDS encoding aspartate/glutamate racemase family protein has translation MKTIGLIGGMSWESTDLYYQGLNKGIQSHLGGFHSAQIVLYSVDFHKIEAFQRHQHWTEAGTYLAEIAKKLENAGADVIALCTNTMHKVADQIQHDLSVPFLHIADVTMAEILKYGLTKIALLGTAFTMEQEFYHSRFKQQGIELIVPDESDRQIINQIIYDELCKGVLLNKSKQQYLNIIARAVKAGAQGVILGCTEIGLLIDQQDLNIPVFDTVEIHMSALLEFVLNEAD, from the coding sequence ATGAAAACAATTGGTTTGATCGGGGGGATGAGTTGGGAGTCCACTGATCTATATTATCAAGGGTTAAATAAAGGTATTCAAAGCCACTTAGGCGGATTTCATTCAGCGCAAATTGTACTTTATAGTGTTGATTTTCATAAGATTGAAGCCTTTCAACGTCATCAGCATTGGACGGAAGCGGGTACATACCTCGCTGAAATCGCTAAAAAATTAGAAAATGCAGGTGCAGATGTGATTGCGCTATGCACCAATACTATGCATAAAGTTGCAGACCAAATTCAACATGATCTAAGTGTTCCTTTCTTACATATTGCAGATGTGACTATGGCTGAGATTCTGAAGTACGGATTAACTAAAATCGCATTGCTGGGGACTGCCTTTACGATGGAACAAGAGTTTTATCATTCGAGATTTAAGCAGCAAGGTATTGAACTCATTGTTCCCGATGAGTCTGATCGTCAGATCATTAATCAGATTATTTATGATGAGCTATGTAAAGGTGTGCTGTTAAATAAGTCTAAACAACAGTATTTAAATATTATTGCTCGCGCAGTCAAAGCGGGTGCGCAAGGTGTGATTTTAGGATGCACCGAAATTGGTTTACTGATCGATCAGCAGGATTTAAATATCCCAGTCTTTGATACCGTGGAAATTCATATGAGTGCTTTGCTTGAATTTGTCTTAAATGAAGCAGATTAA
- the radA gene encoding DNA repair protein RadA codes for MAKVKTVYRCEQCGADHPKWGGQCTDCGEWNSLTEVSLAPAVTHRAQPKMGGGYAGQAATITTLNQVSVSHETRLHTGIGEFDRVLGGGLVTGSVVLIGGDPGIGKSTILLQTACHMASAKSHALYVTGEESLSQVALRARRLDLPTDQLKVMAETCVERICEVLAHERPAVAILDSIQTLYTETLQSAPGGVSQIRESAALLTRFAKNSGTALFLVGHVTKEGALAGPRVLEHMVDCVLYFEGQSDSRYRMIRAVKNRFGAVNELGVFGMTDKGLKEVSNPSAIFLSRYDEAIPGSVVMISREGTRPLLVEVQALVDDAHGQPRRVALGLDQNRLNMLLAVMHRHGGVQTSGQDVYVNVVGGLKITETGSDLAVLLACASSLRSKALPQQLAVFGEVGLSGEIRPVPNGQERLKEAIKHGFKYIIVPRGNAPQKPVSGVTIISVARLHEALTEAMALADEHS; via the coding sequence ATGGCTAAAGTTAAAACCGTTTATCGTTGTGAGCAATGTGGCGCAGACCATCCAAAATGGGGCGGTCAATGTACAGACTGCGGCGAATGGAACAGCTTAACCGAAGTGAGTCTAGCGCCTGCCGTAACCCATCGTGCTCAGCCGAAAATGGGGGGCGGTTATGCAGGTCAAGCCGCTACGATTACCACGCTCAATCAAGTGTCCGTTTCGCATGAAACGCGCTTACATACCGGTATTGGTGAATTTGATCGTGTACTTGGTGGTGGTCTAGTCACAGGCTCAGTGGTACTGATTGGGGGTGATCCTGGTATTGGTAAATCGACCATTTTATTGCAAACAGCTTGCCATATGGCATCTGCCAAAAGCCATGCCTTGTATGTGACAGGTGAAGAATCCTTGTCTCAGGTGGCATTACGTGCCCGCCGTTTAGACTTGCCCACAGATCAACTTAAGGTGATGGCAGAAACCTGTGTAGAACGGATTTGTGAAGTCTTGGCACACGAACGTCCTGCGGTTGCTATTTTGGACTCGATTCAGACTTTATATACAGAAACCTTACAGTCTGCGCCTGGCGGTGTCTCACAAATTCGAGAGTCCGCAGCGCTACTCACCCGTTTTGCCAAAAATAGTGGCACTGCATTGTTCTTAGTCGGTCATGTGACCAAAGAAGGAGCACTGGCAGGTCCGCGTGTTTTAGAACATATGGTTGATTGTGTTCTGTATTTCGAAGGTCAGTCCGATTCGCGTTATCGTATGATTCGTGCGGTGAAAAACCGTTTCGGTGCGGTCAATGAATTGGGCGTATTTGGCATGACGGATAAGGGACTTAAAGAAGTGTCTAACCCTTCTGCAATTTTTCTCAGTCGCTATGATGAAGCCATTCCGGGTTCAGTGGTCATGATCAGCCGTGAAGGTACACGTCCACTCTTGGTTGAAGTGCAAGCCTTGGTCGATGACGCCCATGGTCAACCTCGCCGTGTTGCACTGGGATTAGATCAGAACCGACTCAATATGCTGCTTGCGGTGATGCATCGTCATGGCGGGGTGCAAACCTCAGGACAGGACGTGTATGTTAACGTGGTCGGTGGTTTGAAAATTACAGAGACAGGTTCAGACCTTGCAGTGCTGCTGGCATGTGCCTCAAGTTTACGTTCTAAAGCCTTACCTCAGCAACTGGCGGTGTTTGGTGAAGTGGGACTTTCAGGTGAAATTCGTCCCGTTCCCAATGGCCAAGAACGCTTAAAAGAAGCCATTAAACATGGGTTTAAATACATTATTGTGCCCCGTGGTAATGCGCCACAAAAACCGGTGTCTGGGGTCACGATTATTTCGGTTGCACGCTTACATGAGGCCTTAACCGAAGCCATGGCATTGGCGGATGAACATTCATAA